The Branchiostoma floridae strain S238N-H82 chromosome 6, Bfl_VNyyK, whole genome shotgun sequence genomic interval AATTCtcaggacatacatgtatatgtatgtcccACAGTTGCCTCTTGGAACTTGGAAACTGGGAaggttttttgttgttgtttttgtattaGCTGGTTCAGCTACAACTTTACTATTTAAGACAAGGTATTAACTGCACCAGACATGGCAACAATTACCCCATCCTAGTTACAGTTCAGATTTATAAGTGTTCAGTGAAGTGCTTAGAGAAAACACAGTCCTGGATAAGTATCATGTGTACACTGGAAACAGATGTGCTAAACGAAACAGTTCAATTTTGGGATGATTGTTTGGTATAAACGTTGTAATGGCTAGAATCTATTTATAACAGTTAGTCAATGAGGTTGTATCCCTGTTATTAAAGATGTCAccacacatgtatgtataaagctGTGAAACTGGAATCTTGATAACAAAGGTAACAGAGAGGAGTAGAAGGTTATCTTTAGTGTAGAATGCAGGAATTTGTGATATTGGAAGTGGAAATAGTAGCTCAGATCAAAGGAACAACTGTTTCTACCCTGCTGCATGTGTTGCTGTCTGTCAAGTAGCCAGGTCTAAAGCATTTCTTGTGATTTCTCCTATTTAACTTTAAGGTGTGACCTTTACTTATGGATTCAGTTCACCAGGAatcagagaaagaaagagaccAGACTTCAAAATATGTTGTCCACAGTTTTCGGAACACCTGatttttgtttacaattttatttttgaatGACCAAATTCAATTAGATAGTAACCATTTAACAGTTGACTTTTATTTCAACAAGGTTTCTTGATAAAAGTCTTTTTCCCAAAAGCTTAAATTGAAAAGTCAAAAGGCAACTATTTTTTAACTGCAGAAAAATATCAGTTGTTGATGATAAAATTCGCCTGGGTTTTAATACTGTAGTTTAATATGTAGAAGTGTCCAGTAAAATGTTTACTGGGTATCAGTAGACATCCAGGCCACATGGAACTGGTTTCCTCCCAACCTGCCATGGCAGCCTGTCTGTTGTTGTGGATTACTGGCTGCCGCAGGTAATGAGAAACACACCAGTTCTGAGAACCCCTCCCCCAAGAGATTTGGACTTCAAGTTGGAGGACAACAAGGACAGATTGTGATCAACAACTCTGTTGATTACATTTTGGGAACCTTTTTGTTGAATATGGTGTTCTGTGTTTTAGCAGAAACAGTTAGTCCTAGGTGTGTATTCACCTTCCAAAAGAAGTACAAGAGTTGTATTTGAAAGCAACAATACAGGTGTAACAGGCTGGaatatagcctggataccagacccttgCCCAATCTCTCGTGTGGCCACATGGATATTTTTGTGGGCtggggtctggcatccaggctagttgGAATATACCCCAGGCCATTCTGGCAGGGGTTTATTCTTATCTGCTTCACCCATTCTgttgtttccaaaaataattggTGCTAGTGATAGACACATTTTCAAAGTATGTTTTTGACATTGAACCTGTACTGCAACTCTAGAAAAGGAGATGTTTTTGAGAGTTATATGCTGATGAGTCATGATTTCTGTTCCATTTCTCCGCAGGCTAACCTACCACTTCTCCAGCGAGAACTTCTCCACTGTGCCCGCATGGCCAAGCAGACGCCAGCGCAGTACCTCAGTCAGAACGAGCACATCCTTCTCAACACAGACACCTCCCCCGTCGACTCCTCAGACATCATCATGGATGTCAACGAGAACGGCAAGAGAAGAACCCCCGACAGGTGAGCCTCAGAATCTGGagattttatatcattatgtatgCAGACCTTTTTGttctatgtacaaatgtatgaaacCACTGGGTTATGTACAGGTCGCTACAAAAGAATAGTTGACAGATAACCGTTACattgcatatgtgtgtgtgcgtgtgtttccGCCAAACACAAGAATTGTATTCTACTACAGTGTAAGTGTATTCAACTTAATAGTTTTCCTAGACTTCTTACTGTGAACTCATCACAATGGTAACATATCTTCTGTCATGTCTTCCACTGTGTTACACATATTTTGTTCATTCTAGTAAAGCAATAAGACTTGTTGCTGATATTTCCCAAGTTTTCCATGACAGTATTGTGCTTGGTATTGACCGGTACATGTACGAGTACTTACAAAGGACACTGTGATGCTATATCAGCCATTCCTACAGACCAAAAGAGAACGGCGTGGAACCGATGGACGACCCCCGCCACCCTGCCAAACGACACTGCACGGTCAGCCCTGGCCAGCACCGCGTTTCTCCGGGCACCagcgccccccaccccaccctgcATGGgcaccaccccctccccccgccccaCCACCAGGGGGAGGGGTACATGAGGGACATGCCGCACCACCCCAGGGAGTCACGGGATCATCGGGACCCACGGGATCCCCGGGACATCAGATCTGGATCCGGATCAGGCCAACAATCCAAGTAAGAtttatatatggcctccttttggtcaatattgaccataggTAAAAAAATCCTAAtcgatatcagccctacagcatgaacagtggctaaacagtcctatacgagaatgacagtctctgccacactgggcacatctgtaagcttaCTCAGGTTTGTTacagagttcttttcgcaggatccacTTTTCTTCTGCAATGCGCATCAGTCTGCCATGTGCATCAGTCTCTTTTCTCAATGTAAGAACACCCAAAACAACTGTCTTTGTTTAGAGTTTCTGGAACCTTTCACCAAAGCTTTACAGGTGTCATGTCCAGATTTTGGTTGACTATAGCTGattcatgtgtgtgtgctttcAGCAGAGACCACGACAGGGAGCACTTTGAGGGACGTTACCCCGTGCACCCCCGCCTCCCGTACGACCCGAGAGAGTACGAGCGGGGCAGCCACCGGATGTACGACTCGCACCATCCCAACGGGTCGTGGGAGGACGAGTGGAAACATGTGGAACAGGTACTTTGCCATTTATTGTTTCAGAAGTTATATATATTAGTGTTGGACAGAAtaagtagtagtagaagtagcacTAGTAGAAAGGTTTATTTCTTCCTCTTACCTGAAGGCCAAATCATCAGGCTTGTTAACGTGAAAATTAAACAGATTATGATATACACACTctcaaatttcatcaaatcCTCGAAAGAATTATTACATTCTGCTTGGTATGCTTCAAACTACAAGTTCTAAAATAAAGCGTCAGTCCTTGAACttttaaaagatttgttttgCAGAGAATAACATTTTTAATAGCCATGACAGCTGACCATTGTCTGCTCTTTCAGATGCTACACTGCGTGGCCGGGATGGTGGACAAGACGTTGAGAGCCATCGCGTCCTTGCGACATCGATCCGTCCAGGAACGGGAGGAGATGCTGATGTGGTCGCGGCGATGTGCCGAGGGAGCGGACCACGAGATGAAGAAACGTGCTGGCGAGATGATGGCGCACACCATTCGTCAGACTGAGGACAGGGTCAGCGAGGTCAAAAGAAGAGCAGGTTGGTACATTTTGTGCTCTGGCAGTTTTTCGTCTGGCCACTATTGCAAGTGTCATTCTCTTAACACACAAACCTTCCTCACAAAAGAAATGTGTCCTCTACAATGAATAATTATGACAACAATAAAACTTGCACATTGTACTAACACTACTGACATTAAATGAATCAAGATTagttcttgcaacaacttaagTGCAAAGTCGCTCACAACCTTGCAGAGAAGCTTGTCAAAATGCACCAAAATATTGTTTGATTCATCCGAGTAACAGCTAGCTCTGGTACCAGCCTATGTTATTAACTCATGTTTGCTCCTTATCtggtcattaaaaaaaactaccttAATGAGGCTGGTAGTTTGGTATTTGAAAGCACTTGGATTATTGTATGTACCTGCACTTGTGTGTCTCCCATTTTCTTTCTAGCTAAGAGCTTGTATGTCAAGAGTTATAGATAGTGAAATTTGGCCTCTTTTCAGAAATGTACCAAGCTCAAATGGCCAGGACCTTTCCCTTCTACAATAGACCTCGACCAGGTAAGCGTTTTTAATTCCAGTCttaaaagaaaatactgtaagcTAGCTTGGAGGGTAGCGGGATGTAGCCTTGACGATTTAAGAAAACTTGAAGAAACCTCTGAAGTCTCAAACTGCTAACTGTCAGCTTAAGAACAGATTAAAGTTGTGTGTGCTCGGAGTTCCCTTTCAACTGCACAATTACAACTAACAATCCCAAGGTTGTTCAGCTAGCTTTTGGGTGTGTCCTAGTGGGTTTACAGAGGGTTGGATAGTCATAATTGGGTTGTTGAAAGGAAACCGTGTGTAAAGATTGGAGTGTGTACATTCTGTGGCCCTCCGAAGCTAGCTTCTGTACCAGGCACGAGGCGGGTGTCcgactgtctcccttgtgttcTGCAGAAGAAGCTGTGAACGAGGTGAAACGCCAGGCTGTGATCGAGCTCCAGAAGGCTGTGGCGGCGGCAGAACAGAAGGCAAGTGAGCTTGTGGCGGCCGAGCGGGCCAAGATGGAACGTGCTGTGGCGGACGCTCGTCGTCAGGCACAGGACGAAGCCAACCAACAGCAGGAAAGCTCCAGTGAGGTAACGTGGAGTTCCAGCGCTCTACACTGATGGCAACATGAGAAAATGTCGATGTAGCATGAAATGTCTCCATCCGTCCCACGGCCGCTAAAACCACCCAACGAACAACATTCctgtttttcatttgtttcctttctaCAAACCATAGCAACTGTAGTAACATCCAAAATCTGTGTCATTCCGAAGAAAACTTTCTGAAACAAGAAGAAACAAATGATTATGTAGGGCCTGGAGGAAATAGTGCTTACATCTGTGTCCAAACTTGTAGCATTGATCAATGTGTAGAGCTCTGACTTCAGTTACATACCTCATTGGTAGCTTTTTTCTTTGGTGCAGAGCTCTGTTTCTTGTGACAGTTCACAATTGGTGTGGTTTGCAACTAACCCTAAAGGAGAGCTTCATACTAATAACTACTATTTAAAGTCTAATCAAGGGTCTGAAATTTCTTAATGTATTATTTGACGGTGGCTACTGTTGTGTTTTAGGAAAGAAGCCTTTTAGAATATGGCTTTACCTTTTTCTATCTATATGGTGTTAAAGTATATCTAAAGATAATTTCTCCTTCTATGTTAAGGAGTATCTAAACTAAGCTTTTCTTTTTCCTATCTTTCTGCTGTTTTTGTATATGGTGtatctttgtggtgttttggaaGTATCTTTCTCTTTCTATCTTTTTGCTGTTTGGGTATATCTAAAGAAGATAATTTCTCTTTGTGGTGATAAGGAGTCTAGCTGCTGTTTTTGTATATCTAAAGAAGACAATTTCTCTATCTTTGTGGTATTTAGGAGTATCTTTCCTTTTCCTAtctttctgttgtttttgtatatcTAAGGAAGACAATTTCTCCTTTATCTTTGTGGTATTTTCCTTTTCCTGTCTCTCTGCTGTTTGGATATATCTAAGGAAGGCATTTCCTCCTCCTTGTATCTTTCTACCATTTGGATATATCTAAAGAAGGCGTGCCTCTCCCCATACACAGAATTGCTGGAACTGCGGCCGCAAGGCGAGCGAGACGTGCAGCGGGTGCAATGTCGCCCGTTACTGCGGCTCCTTCTGCCAGCACAAGGACTGGGAGAACCACCACCGCATCTGCGGGACACAGGTACGCCACGCCCTGCAACCCTTGCCATGTACGCGTAAAGAAGGCTCAGAAAGTCTTTCCTGTATTGTGCAATCAGACTGTACAAGACAATTTAACAGTAATGACTTAGCTATTGCATGAATCTGGAAAACGCACAAATAAATATGTAAAGTGAATAGATTTTAAGTGTGCAATGAGCTAGTTTTGAAGCAGTCGATGGATTGGATGGCTTTATGTGGAATATGTTGTAAACCAATCGTAATAAGGACACAAGTCAGGTTGTCTTATACCTGCAAGGTCATATGACTGAATAGAAAACCATTGAAAACCATTTCAGTTATTCTAGAAACAAATGGCCTTCTACACTCCTTGACAAGAtttatgatactattttatggcactgtaggatctgcttgaagataacaaGCTTATTACAAACTTTCTCTGGCTTTCCATTGTTGTTGTGCAATGACTGACAGCAATGCCCCCTATCTCTCCAACGTAGGCACTGCAGCAGCAAGCTGCAGCTGGTACCGACGCAGCCGCTGCAACCACTTCCGCTACCACTCCGCCAACTGTCGCTAGTCCCGTGGAGTCCGTCAAGTCCGTCACCACCACAACGTCGCGATCAGGTTCTCCCGTGGAGAAAGCAGAGGCCCGCTAGGCCTGCTTATGGAAGAACATTCAATGTTATGTATTCATACAGAGATATAGGATACTACTAAGGGACAGACTTCTACATCTACACTCAACTGTTGTagtaaaaaaagagaaagtgTTCTAATGAACAGACTTCTACTAGTATTGCCAACCTCGTGTTATATTCATGTATATCAGGGATTGCTTGAGATGTGTCCATTTGAACTGCTAAGCTATAGCCAGTGCAGGGTTTGACACAGGGTTTAGAAATGGAAGCCTAAGTGCAAGTTGTCCTGTGCTGTATGTGACCACGTTGTACATTACAGTACCCCTGTGTCTGAAGACTGTTCTCCAAAGTATCATGATAGCTGGTTAGTGCATAGGTCGGCCAAAGCAGAAAAGGAGATCTAACAGTGCAGACCACTCCatgcgattttttttcttggagtTGGTTGTTTCAAGTAAAAAACAACCAGTTTTGAGCAGTCTCGTACACTTGTGAAGTTACTGAAAATGTGTATAGATGGAGTTGAGTTTTCCcaagaagagaagagaaaagGCCAGTGGGTAATGCCAGACATCGTCACCAGCAAAGCTTGTTTGACGTCCTATTTGGACCTTATTCATGCACATTTTCAGGAAAATTCCTTGGTCAGCATGCAGAATTTCTGTACTCTTGTCCAACCAAAAGAGAGCAGAGAAGAAAGAACTGAAGGCAGTGTGGGCTGAGATGACTAAACCCTCCACTTGGTCCCATTTCTGTTGTGTGTGGCAGTTGCACAGCTCACATGACACAAGCTAGAGTTGTAGTAGCGATGACAATCCTTAGTTTCTCATAAAAAATTGCCAGCCACATTCTATCAATGTCTGCCGTATATAGACAAGCATTCTTCTCACAGGCTACAGTATATCTCACTGGCTATAGTTTTCAACAGTCACCTGATATTTTAGATAAAGAAGTCTTAAGAAGTCATTGTCAAGTGCAGTATCGATTGTTGTGATCTCAACAATATCATGTCTTGAGATAAAGAACTACTAGAATAAGGTTGCTCTGCACATACGAGTTCGTTTGTCTGTAAGTGTACCTTCAAAAGAGTATGTTCACGGCACCACCTAGTTCAGAATGCTTTGACAGAATTTCTGTGGGAATGCGCTAAAAGTACTGTGTTCTTCTCATCTTGGCACCTTGTTTCATATGGCCTATTTGTCACAGTACTTTTGACTTAAAACTTACCCGATAATAGTGTTATTTTGGTGCTGTTAACCATTCACTGGACCAAACTTTGTGGAAAGCACCCCCTGTATAAATGTAAACTGTGTATTCTTAGGGCACAACAAGCTCAAACCTAGTGTTGAGCGAAGTACATAATACTTATTTATCccactgtatgtacatatattacaactattttctttatttgtgtCTACTGCAGAAGAGTAATATATATTTAACAGTTTCTCCGGTGCTTGGAGGGTTAAGATGGCAATGTGTGAGGTTTAATGATTGTGGTCTCTGCAATAACATAAGAGTCGTTAGTTGAGTGTACCGCTAACACCAGTATGTACTTAATACTGACATCATTGGAATCAATGCTCAAGTGTAATATGTTTTAGGATGATGAAATCTCCTTCTTTGTGAACATGTATTGTGTTCAGATGTATGTTGCAGTTGTCTATGGTGTTACTTTGTCGACTGAGACATAGGAAATTATTGTGACTAATTCTTGCAGTTGCACGGCTAAAGGCGTTTCAGGATGTACAGATTTTACTGACTGATTTTCACCCTTTAAAACTGAATTCGATGTCTCTGCATCGTGCAAGATGTACTGTAGTAGCAGACGTGGTACAGATAATTATGGAAAAGTTCCACTGTTCCAGCACAAGTAGGATAGGTTGGACCGACAAAGAATTGAGCGGCCACCTGGTTCTGGTAGTGTAATGAGACTTATACATGACCTTTGACTCAAGAGAGTTTGTGTCCACTGTGTAGAAGGGTCAGAGTTTAAAGGTTATGACTTGCCAAGTGTGACACTATGTTGATAGTTTCTGCCATTGGATGTGATACATGTGCTCGTGAGTGCTTGTGGAAAGAGTTCTCCTGCTTCTGTCTATAGATATCATACTCTATGGATCTCTGTTGTTCTCTCTTCATCACAGACTACATACAAGGCTCTGTGTGATTGAACCAAGTCCTGTCAAAGATGTCGTACAAGTAGCTGTGCTAATCAGGAACTGTTGAACTGTTGCCAGATATCCATTGTTGATACTAAAAATTTTACAAAGAGCTGCCTTTATATGACATAATTCCCAGTGGAGTTAAAAAAAGTAGCAGACGTCGATGTCGTCAGTTCTCGACTAGGGAGGAGGAATGGTTTTGACGGGAACAAAATTGAGTAGTAGAAAAATCGCGAAACTTTGTTTAGTGTCGTAGAAGCTGTGCTAGTGGTAGTGTTGGTTGATTACTGCTGGTCCAGTGGTTTACCAGATCTTTCTACAGTGTAGGCAGCAATACAGTATGCAGACAAAAAATGGTCTGTCCTAAAACATTTCCTCACACAGAATCACCATTTAGTCATTGGCGTGAGTACATGTAGTGTGTATTTCATATTACATTTCCATACATACTCAAGACAGTGCTAGTTTGTGTTGGAGATCTGAAATCACACTTGTTTGATATCAAGAGAAACGTTTTTTCGCCTCGCTTACTGTTCCCTCCCAGTCACTTGACCATAAAGGAGCATTTCCAactttgtatgtgtatgtgtataatatataataGAAGTGAAGAGAAAACATTGCCAAATTTCTGTACAATTGCACAAGCACATAAGGTAAAAAGAGCCTGTGTATCCGTAGTAGTTGGAGATGTAGTcatgaagctgtacatgtaaatgtcacgatgtatgtaattattgttatttttcaataaaaCAGCATGAAAGCAACCAGTAGTTGTGGGCTAGTGGACTTTTTCTAACTCTGGACTTAAAAAAagcttgtgtgtatgtgtgataaGGAGCAACGTATAGACCACCAAGCTATAGATGCTGTGAATGTTTTTAGTACAAATGTCTTTCATTTCTTAGCAGACATCTGAAGGTAAAAACAACTCTCCCAGCTAACTGCTAGCACAAACCAGCTaaatacacctgtccttggtgctgaataccataaacacacctgttgctTAACAGCATACACATataggcaaacacacctgtccttggtgctgaacactccaCGGATTCGATGAAACATGGAGCTAAAGcctaaacaccatccacacaaataGTTAAAcacgcctgtccttggtgctgaacgccatccacacaggttaacacacctaCCCCCGAACACCACACTAGACTGTTTTCTTTCATGTACAGTGTCGGCTCCGTCTGACACTGAAGCATTTTCCTCTAGTTGTTCAAAAACATTAAAACTTAAATAATTTGTTGTCCAATAAAGTTCATTCCATAGGCTACTGTCTCAAGTGCAGTAAATTCTTTTTTATTTACAGAAAACCCATAGACTGTACACAGTGGAAGGTTGCTATGTACAGCTGTTattacagtatgtttttgtatACTCAGAGCTGGGACATTTCTGTCATGCATATATTTGTAGGCAGGGTAGCAGCAGCATACAAACTTGGCCGTAGAACAATATAGTGTCCATTACTGGGTATTAGATGAATAGTGCCAAGTGGCAGCTAAAAATTTTGACAATCTGGAATTACATGTAATATTCTCAGCAATCTCATTCAGTAACAATGTGTATACATGAGCTTCAAAATTTTCATCAGGATTGTAGCTGTAACAGTATAACAAGGTAATCTCTGTTTTAAGAACCCCCAAACTGTTCACTATCACAATACACACCATAGAGTGCAGTACAAAAGGGTAACGTTATGCCAAGGATAGCAGATTGATATTTAACAATTTTCTCTGAATTCTTCCTACCCTTACCATGTTTCATTGGTTGGGATGTCTGCATGGCAGCCACCAGATCCTATCCAAGCTTTTGTTAGAGAAGTATTTGTTTGCATAAGGTGTTTTTGCATGTAAATACAGACATACATGAAGAAAGCTGCAGAACCTTTGTTCTTGCTGTTGAATCACATTATTGCTTGCTTAAAGTAAAACAGAAAGGTACAGTCAAAATCTTCTGAAAACCTGTCAAAATAggcataaaatacatgtacgtgacaATGGGTATGGAGCTACAATGTTTATGTATTCTGCTCAAtcttttgtttcaatgttttcagTTCTAGATTTCATAGCAGATTCTCAGATGTTTTGAAGCCCGCAGTGCAACGCCAAAACAGTCTTCAGTGCTTCAGCAGCGAAAGGTGCTTTACCTGTTACTGATAAACTCTGCAATAATACATAATATAAAACATATGAGATATTCTGGCATCTTTACATAAAGTGGTCTGTTAAATGAAAGGCATGAATACGACATGTTCTGACTTACAATGTATCGTATTGCACTAAATGTACATTACATGGAACTGGAGTCTTTAAAATAATAGATTTATCCTTCTTCATGCTGATGTAACCAATAGAAACTTATTTAGCTACCTCAGAAGGGGGAAAGTTATACAGATGTAGGTAGTAGTAAAGGTCCCATAGCAAGGAGCcaatatacatttgtgtagGCAGTGAGTTGTTATTCATcatgtctagggcacggtattggaagctGGAGCCCATAACTCTCCTCCTAGATCCTACTGCCTTCTACTTCAAAACTCTACggtcaggtacacattttacAACTGTGTggagcagggttctagccagcttccgtcctttgacagaattttgctgctgtgGACGGTCAAAAATTTTGCCCACTCCATCCTGTGGGtcggacaaaaattggcatgtaaagatattaattgaaATAAGCTGAGTCTACTGACAAAATTTGCCCCTGAAAATaaaggaaatggcatttcagacagtctagttttcaaaattttcctgggggagcatGCCTGCCCACCAAATCAAACCTGTGACCTCTCCATCTCTTGTGTATTAGCCTTGCTACTCAGTCATTTAATGacaccttatacatgtacatgtactaaaggGACCATGAACAAAAAGTGAGAGAAGATGtaccaattttgcaaatgacCTTGTGTATTGTAACAGAACATAGTTGCTATTGTTGAACTATACAAACATTGCTAAAAACTGATACACAGATATGAGCGATAAACACATTATGGTacacaaatgacacatgtacctTACTACTTACATACTATTGACAACAGGCTGGAATTTCGGTGAAGTTTTCCTAAGAGTTTGTATCCAAACAGACACTCTTCAAGTGTGAAGGATTGTTTTAGTCAATATGGTACCATTACGCATAAAGTATGTATTCTTGTTTACCTTCAGAACATTATCAGTGTTTTAAGGTTTTAAAGAGAACAGTATGCATGATGAGTGAAAATCAAACAATCTGCAATTGTAGCTGTTCCCTGCAGAGAGCAAAACCTTTTAAAAAGATGATCATCTACTAAGTCTACAAACATCATAGTTACATTGCTATAAAAGGTGATGGAAAATACAAACATGATATCCAGTTCAACAGTGTCAGTCAGCATAAAAAATACACTGGACATGCATACATGCAAGACATGTGCAAAGAAAACAGGCATACGCTCATTCAGATAAAGTCAGCAATTCTGTAAATCAATAATAATCTTTGCAGGCACTGGATTGAGATGCATTGGGCAGTTCAGTGTGGACTTTGCTATGTGACCTCTACCCTCTGCTGGATTGGTTCCCGGCAGATCGGGCATGACTCGATCTGGATCGCACAGGTCATACATAGATCCCTGGTGAACAGAGAAAAAGTCACTGATTAGAATACAAGTGACAAATATCAGTTGACAAAGCTtcccatttatgcaaattagatactaACATTTTGGTAATATGTGCAAAGTTTCAACAGAAAAGATTATTTCTGCAAAAACTTAAACAACTACGAAAACAAGGCCTTTCTTCAACTATTGGCAGCAAAATAAGAGCATTCTGGGGTTGATATACTTCTGTAGAAACTGAAATATTCGCAGTGGTTTCATGACTTGCACAGTGGACTATCGCAAAATCATCACGCTGCAAACATTTGTTGTCTGTGCATGtccctacattttgtactatgaATGTGGCACCTCCTTCCCCCCTCCCAATGTGAAATCAAGTTTATGCAAACTTAAACTTGAAAAGTAACTAAAAGTGTGTAAGATAGAGACTTTGGCCACTGATTAAGTCAATCCTGACCCCTGCTGAATGTTTTGGGTACTGCACCCGTCCCTACCTGTGCCCACATGGCCTGAGTTCTGTGTCCGCCTGGTTGTCGAAGCAGAGATTGCAGCAGTTCTCCTTGAAGCTCAGCTCTCGGAGCAGGGCCAGCTTCTTGTGCCTACAGGACGGAACAGATGCGACTGGTTAATATTACAGGCATGTAGCAATTCAGACTCGCACAGTCAACTCTACAACTTCAACTCTGACTTTCCACAGCTTACTGCATTGCTAGCAAGGCAGTCTCttgctttgttttttttctttcccacTTATTGTTAAGAGCCCatcttgtaagttgtaaatcTATCTTTTTTTGACAGATagtgtgaaatttttgtccgtcctaacaagcaaatttccgtgcTAGGATGAAAGGACGggtcctagagacagccctgataaATAGACGCAAACATGACCAGATATCGCGCCGACCTTGGTAAGATGACCTTGTCTTATTGATTTCATGGCTTGAAGTACCAATTTTTTACAGAGGGGGGGAAATTTCCAgagcaaatttccgtcctggGATAGAAGGATGGGtactggagacagccctgatagACACAAAAATGATATGACCAGATATCACTCCAACCTTGGTAAGATGACCTTGTCCTCG includes:
- the LOC118417968 gene encoding protein CBFA2T1-like isoform X6, which produces MGKMQKTSPASGSCSTSTDVQEDRKPITLMKLMNSHPHRYQGVFSFEFTNKFELKSQSEPSMPDSPDSNSKSQTSTSPGAMPLSNAQAQGIRAVPGTSAAAPPVNGMHSPSSVNGAPSPPNGVSTSSSQQQLPPACGARQLSKLKRFLTTLQQFGSDISPEIGERVRGLVMGLVNSQLSIEEFHQKLQEATNFPLRPFVIPFLKANLPLLQRELLHCARMAKQTPAQYLSQNEHILLNTDTSPVDSSDIIMDVNENGKRRTPDSHSYRPKENGVEPMDDPRHPAKRHCTVSPGQHRVSPGTSAPHPTLHGHHPLPPPHHQGEGYMRDMPHHPRESRDHRDPRDPRDIRSGSGSGQQSNRDHDREHFEGRYPVHPRLPYDPREYERGSHRMYDSHHPNGSWEDEWKHVEQMLHCVAGMVDKTLRAIASLRHRSVQEREEMLMWSRRCAEGADHEMKKRAGEMMAHTIRQTEDRVSEVKRRAEEAVNEVKRQAVIELQKAVAAAEQKASELVAAERAKMERAVADARRQAQDEANQQQESSSENCWNCGRKASETCSGCNVARYCGSFCQHKDWENHHRICGTQALQQQAAAGTDAAAATTSATTPPTVASPVESVKSVTTTTSRSGSPVEKAEAR
- the LOC118417968 gene encoding protein CBFA2T1-like isoform X2 — encoded protein: MGKMQKTSPASGSCSTSTDVQEDRKPITLMKLMNSHPHRYQGVFSFEFTNKFELKSQSEPSMPDSPDSNSKSQTSTSPGAMPLSNAQAQGIRAVPGTSAAAPPVNGMHSPSSVNGAPSPPNGVSTSSSQQQLPPACGARQLSKLKRFLTTLQQFGSDISPEIGERVRGLVMGLVNSQLSIEEFHQKLQEATNFPLRPFVIPFLKANLPLLQRELLHCARMAKQTPAQYLSQNEHILLNTDTSPVDSSDIIMDVNENGKRRTPDSHSYRPKENGVEPMDDPRHPAKRHCTVSPGQHRVSPGTSAPHPTLHGHHPLPPPHHQGEGYMRDMPHHPRESRDHRDPRDPRDIRSGSGSGQQSKDHDREHFEGRYPVHPRLPYDPREYERGSHRMYDSHHPNGSWEDEWKHVEQMLHCVAGMVDKTLRAIASLRHRSVQEREEMLMWSRRCAEGADHEMKKRAGEMMAHTIRQTEDRVSEVKRRAEMYQAQMARTFPFYNRPRPEEAVNEVKRQAVIELQKAVAAAEQKASELVAAERAKMERAVADARRQAQDEANQQQESSSENCWNCGRKASETCSGCNVARYCGSFCQHKDWENHHRICGTQALQQQAAAGTDAAAATTSATTPPTVASPVESVKSVTTTTSRSGSPVEKAEAR
- the LOC118417968 gene encoding protein CBFA2T1-like isoform X3, whose product is MGKMQKTSPASGSCSTSTDVQEDRKPITLMKLMNSHPHRYQGVFSFEFTNKFELKSQSEPSMPDSPDSNSKSQTSTSPGAMPLSNAQAQGIRAVPGTSAAAPPVNGMHSPSSVNGAPSPPNGVSTSSSQQQLPPACGARQLSKLKRFLTTLQQFGSDISPEIGERVRGLVMGLVNSQLSIEEFHQKLQEATNFPLRPFVIPFLKANLPLLQRELLHCARMAKQTPAQYLSQNEHILLNTDTSPVDSSDIIMDVNENGKRRTPDRPKENGVEPMDDPRHPAKRHCTVSPGQHRVSPGTSAPHPTLHGHHPLPPPHHQGEGYMRDMPHHPRESRDHRDPRDPRDIRSGSGSGQQSNRDHDREHFEGRYPVHPRLPYDPREYERGSHRMYDSHHPNGSWEDEWKHVEQMLHCVAGMVDKTLRAIASLRHRSVQEREEMLMWSRRCAEGADHEMKKRAGEMMAHTIRQTEDRVSEVKRRAEMYQAQMARTFPFYNRPRPEEAVNEVKRQAVIELQKAVAAAEQKASELVAAERAKMERAVADARRQAQDEANQQQESSSENCWNCGRKASETCSGCNVARYCGSFCQHKDWENHHRICGTQALQQQAAAGTDAAAATTSATTPPTVASPVESVKSVTTTTSRSGSPVEKAEAR
- the LOC118417968 gene encoding protein CBFA2T1-like isoform X8 yields the protein MGKMQKTSPASGSCSTSTDVQEDRKPITLMKLMNSHPHRYQGVFSFEFTNKFELKSQSEPSMPDSPDSNSKSQTSTSPGAMPLSNAQAQGIRAVPGTSAAAPPVNGMHSPSSVNGAPSPPNGVSTSSSQQQLPPACGARQLSKLKRFLTTLQQFGSDISPEIGERVRGLVMGLVNSQLSIEEFHQKLQEATNFPLRPFVIPFLKANLPLLQRELLHCARMAKQTPAQYLSQNEHILLNTDTSPVDSSDIIMDVNENGKRRTPDSHSYRPKENGVEPMDDPRHPAKRHCTVSPGQHRVSPGTSAPHPTLHGHHPLPPPHHQGEGYMRDMPHHPRESRDHRDPRDPRDIRSGSGSGQQSNRDHDREHFEGRYPVHPRLPYDPREYERGSHRMYDSHHPNGSWEDEWKHVEQMLHCVAGMVDKTLRAIASLRHRSVQEREEMLMWSRRCAEGADHEMKKRAGEMMAHTIRQTEDRVSEVKRRAEMYQAQMARTFPFYNRPRPEEAVNEVKRQAVIELQKAVAAAEQKNCWNCGRKASETCSGCNVARYCGSFCQHKDWENHHRICGTQALQQQAAAGTDAAAATTSATTPPTVASPVESVKSVTTTTSRSGSPVEKAEAR